The following are encoded together in the Salvia hispanica cultivar TCC Black 2014 chromosome 6, UniMelb_Shisp_WGS_1.0, whole genome shotgun sequence genome:
- the LOC125195599 gene encoding uncharacterized protein LOC125195599: protein MVVALGPGKFYGSSLPRPRFYSDVKLSSERVDPPPSVTDPLMSWAQEAHWSMGGLSAKRRRLQGRIEGSVEKLRAQKEQIFNRTPIPNKSAAEDRIRAETGGSPSPPRAPVAIKRRRVVGLMDEDEEAVEEEEVVAVRKGPVRKLGDDFERVARESGMASEIGGGGEGKKVEKRKLVKGGRRIGGAVVAAAAGIRSSPRLSKMR, encoded by the coding sequence ATGGTCGTTGCGCTAGGTCCGGGGAAGTTCTACGGCAGCAGCCTGCCGCGCCCGCGCTTCTACTCCGACGTCAAGCTCAGCTCCGAGCGGGTCGATCCGCCGCCGTCCGTCACCGATCCGCTCATGTCGTGGGCGCAGGAGGCCCACTGGTCCATGGGCGGCCTCAGCGCCAAGCGCCGCCGCCTCCAGGGGCGGATCGAGGGCAGCGTCGAGAAGCTCCGCGCGCAGAAGGAGCAGATCTTCAATCGCACTCCGATCCCGAACAAATCCGCCGCGGAAGACCGGATCCGCGCCGAGACCGGCGGATCCCCCTCCCCGCCGCGCGCTCCCGTCGCGATCAAGCGGCGGCGCGTCGTCGGATTGATGGATGAGGACGAGGaggcggtggaggaggaggaagttGTGGCGGTGAGGAAGGGTCCGGTGAGGAAATTGGGGGATGATTTTGAGAGAGTGGCGAGGGAGAGCGGAATGGCGAGCGAAATCGGGGGCGGCGGTGAAGGGAAGAAGGTGGAGAAGAGGAAATTGGTGAAGGGAGGGAGGAGGATTGGGGGTGCGGTGGTGGCTGCGGCCGCCGGAATCAGAAGCTCGCCGCGGTTGTCGAAGATGCGTTGA
- the LOC125196491 gene encoding DNA-directed RNA polymerase II subunit RPB2-like, with protein sequence MQEIVDESAHIEIRPESQHEYYIFDDIMHGIYRISFGQIYLSKPMMTESDGETNTLYPKAARLRNLTYSSPLYVDVTKRVIRKGYDCEEVIETQEFAKIFIGKVPIMLRSSYCSLFNLSEKDLMEMGECPYDQGGYFIINGSEKVLIAQEKMSTNHVYVFKKRQPNKYAYVAEVRSIAEAQSKAPSGMFVRMLSRPGAKGGSSGQYIRATLPYIRTEIPIIIVFRALGYISDKEILEHICYDFNDPQMMELLRPSLEEAFVIQNQQVALDYIGKRGSTVGVTKEKRIKYAREILQREMLPHVGIGDGHEHKKAYYFGYVVHRLLLCALGRRAEDDRDHYANKRLDLAGSLLGGLFRMLFRKLTRDVRSYVQKSVDNGKDVNLQFAIKAKTVTSGLKYSLATGNWGQANAAGTRAGVSQVLNRLTFASTLSHLRRLNSPIGREGKLAKPRQLHNSHWGMMCPAETPEGQACGLVKNLALMVYITVGSAANPILEFLDEWGTENFEEISPAVIPQATKTFVNGCWVGIHRNPELLVKTLRQLRRQVDVNTEVGIVRDIHLKELRLYTDYGRCSRPLFIVDKQRLHIKKSDILALQQRESPEEYGWNDLVRKGFIEYVDTEEEETTMISMTVNDLIRSRRNPDDAYSETYTHCEIHPSLILGVCASIIPFPDHNQSPRNTYQSAMGKQAMGIYVTNYQLRMDTLAYVLYYPQKPLVTTRAMEHLHFRQLPAGINAIVSIACYSGYNQEDSVIMNQSSIDRGFFRSLFFRSYRDEEKKMGTLVKEDFGRPNRDNTMGMRHGSYDKLDDDGFAPPGTRVSGDDVIIGKTTPVTQEEAQGKSARFTSKDHSTSLRHSETGIVDQVLLTTNADGLRFVKIRMRSVRIPQIGDKFSSRHGQKGTIGMTFTQEDMPWTIEGITPDIIVNPHAIPSRMTIGQLIECIMGKVAAHMGKEGDATPFTDVTVDNISQALHKCGYQMRGFERMYNGHTGRVLNAMIFLGPTYYQRLKHMVDDKIHSRGRGPVQILTRQPAEGRSRDGGLRFGEMERDCMIAHGAAHFLKERLFDQSDAYKVHVCERCGLIAIANLKKLSFECRGCKNKTDIVQINIPYACKLLLQELMSMAISPRLLTKDVPTAKGQKGRGG encoded by the exons ATGCAGGAGATCGTCGACGAGTCCGCGCACATCGAGATCCGGCCCGAATCCCAGCACGAGTATTAcatttttgatgatattatgCATGG AATCTACAGGATTAGCTTCGGCCAGATATATCTAAGCAAACCGATGATGACAGAGTCGGACGGAGAGACCAACACTCTCTATCCGAAAGCGGCAAGGCTGAGGAACTTGACGTATTCGTCTCCGCTCTATGTTGATGTCACGAAACGAGTGATACGAAAAGGGTACGACTGTGAGGAGGTGATAGAGACGCAGGAGTTCGCCAAGATATTTATTGGGAAG GTGCCGATAATGCTGCGTTCGAGCTACTGCAGTTTGTTCAATCTCTCGGAGAAGGACTTGATGGAGATGGGGGAGTGCCCTTACGATCAAGGTGGGTATTTCATCATCAACGGAAGCGAGAAGGTCCTCATCGCGCAGGAGAAGATGAGCACGAACCACGTGTACGTGTTCAAGAAGCGCCAGCCGAACAAGTACGCATACGTGGCGGAGGTTAGGTCCATAGCCGAGGCGCAGAGCAAGGCGCCTAGCGGGATGTTTGTGAGGATGCTCTCTAGACCCGGTGCGAAAGGG GGGTCGTCCGGGCAGTACATACGAGCTACGCTTCCATACATCCGGACTGAAATTCCGATAATCATTGTTTTTCGAGCTTTGGGATATATTTCGGATAAAGAGATTTTGGAACATATATGCTATGACTTCAATGATCCACAAATGATGGAGCTCCTTAGGCCATCATTGGAAGAGGCATTTGTGATTCAAAATCAACAG GTTGCGCTTGATTATATCGGAAAGAGAGGATCCACCGTTGGTGTtacaaaagagaagagaattaa GTATGCTAGAGAAATTCTCCAAAGGGAGATGCTTCCACACGTTGGAATCGGAGATGGACATGAGCACAAGAAAGCTTACTATTTCGG ATATGTTGTTCATAGACTATTGCTTTGTGCACTTGGACGAAGGGCAGAAGATGATCGTGATCATTATGCCAATAAGAGGCTCGACCTCGCTGGCTCTCTACTAGGCGGTCTGTTTCGGATG CTGTTTAGAAAGCTCACGAGGGACGTTCGATCCTACGTTcaaaag AGTGTTGATAATGGGAAAGATGTAAACTTGCAATTTGCAATTAAAGCAAAAACTGTCACAAGTGGGCTTAAATACTCTCTTGCAACTGGCAATTGGGGGCAAGCAAATGCTGCTGGAACTAGAGCAGGAGTTTCTCAG GTGCTCAATCGCTTGACATTTGCCTCGACACTTTCCCATCTGCGAAGACTGAACTCGCCTATTGGCCGCGAGG GCAAACTGGCGAAGCCGCGCCAGCTGCATAACTCGCATTGGGGTATGATGTGCCCTGCGGAAACACCGGAAGGACAA GCATGTGGGCTTGTCAAGAACCTTGCACTTATGGTCTACATAACTGTCGGCTCAGCAGCTAATCCGATTCTCGAGTTTTTGGATGAATGGGGTACTGAGAATTTTGAG GAAATATCACCAGCAGTGATTCCTCAGGCCACAAAAACATTTGTGAATGGCTGTTGGGTTGGCATTCACCGCAACCCGGAGCTGTTGGTGAAGACTCTCCGGCAGCTTAGGAGACAG GTTGATGTGAACACGGAGGTTGGAATCGTGCGAGACATACACCTCAAGGAGCTTCGTCTGTACACAGACTACGGACGCTGCAGCCGTCCCTTGTTCATCGTCGACAAGCAAAGGCTGCATATAAAGAAGAGTGACATTCTTGCCCTACAGCAAAga GAAAGTCCTGAGGAGTATGGATGGAACGATCTCGTTAGGAAAGGATTCATCGAGTATGTTGACACGGAAGAAGAGGAGACGACGATGATATCAATGACCGTGAAT GATCTTATACGGTCAAGACGGAATCCAGATGATGCATATTCGGAAACATATACGCATTGTGAGATCCACCCTTCGTTGATATTAGGCGTCTGCGCTTCAATCATACCATTTCCTGACCACAACCAG TCGCCTCGTAACACTTATCAGTCTGCAATGGGGAAACAAGCAATGGGAATCTATGTCACCAATTACCAGCTAAGAATG GATACTCTGGCCTACGTCCTTTACTACCCGCAGAAGCCTCTTGTAACGACGCGTGCTATGGAGCATCTCCACTTCAGGCAGCTCCCAGCAGGCATT AATGCAATTGTTTCCATCGCGTGCTACTCTGGCTATAACCAGGAAGATTCTGTGATCATGAACCAGTCCTCTATAGATCGGGGATTCTTTCGTTCTCTTTTCTTCCGTTCGTATAG AGACGAAGAGAAGAAGATGGGGACGCTAGTGAAGGAGGATTTCGGGCGTCCGAATAGGGACAACACCATG GGAATGAGGCATGGTTCTTATGACAAACTAGATGATGATGGTTTTGCACCTCCT GGAACTAGAGTCTCTGGCGATGACGTGATCATCGGCAAGACAACACCAGTTACACAAGAAGAAGCTCAAGGAAAATCAGCAAGATTCACCAGCAAGGATCACAGCACTAGCCTACGCCATAGTGAAACCGGAATTGTTGATCAG GTTTTGCTGACGACAAACGCCGATGGACTGAGGTTTGTGAAAATACGGATGCGATCAGTTCGAATTCCACAGATCGGAGACAAGTTCAGCAGCAGACACGGCCAGAAGGGAACGATCGGGATGACCTTCACACAAGAAGACATGCCATGGACGATCGAAGGCATCACTCCCGACATAATTGTGAACCCTCATGCCATCCCATCCCGTATGACGATAGGTCAGCTCATCGAGTGCATCATGGGTAAGGTCGCGGCTCACATGGGCAAGGAAGGCGACGCCACCCCCTTCACCGATGTCACT GTGGACAACATAAGCCAAGCTCTTCACAAGTGTGGTTACCAGATGCGCGGTTTTGAGAGGATGTACAATGGGCACACGGGGCGTGTGTTGAACGCGATGATCTTCCTCGGGCCGACCTACTACCAAAGGCTGAAGCACATGGTGGACGACAAGATCCACTCGAGGGGGAGGGGCCCGGTGCAGATCCTCACGAGGCAGCCGGCAGAGGGGAGGTCTAGGGATGGCGGCTTGAGGTTCGGGGAGATGGAGCGTGACTGCATGATTGCTCATGGAGCCGCGCACTTCCTCAAGGAGAGGCTGTTTGATCAGAGCGACGCGTATAAGGTGCACGTGTGCGAGAGGTGTGGGCTCATCGCCATTGCTAATTTGAAGAAACTTAGCTTCGAGTGCAGAGGATGCAAGAACAAAACGGACATTGTTCAG ATAAATATACCTTATGCATGCAAGCTTCTACTTCAAGAACTCATGTCCATGGCAATTTCTCCGCGGCTACTCACCAAGGATGTTCCGACAGCCAAGGGACAGAAGGGGAGGGGCGGATAG